The Myotis daubentonii chromosome 9, mMyoDau2.1, whole genome shotgun sequence genome has a segment encoding these proteins:
- the LOC132241699 gene encoding ral guanine nucleotide dissociation stimulator-like: MIGGVEPPPELQRTPEPEEGPAPGLELGPAVGVLEPSGPPALIGVPPTEPAPPPTTAYRRAGTPKHFLREEQVNILTFPPRLVAEQLTAMDVELFKKVLPHQCLGSVWSQRRKPGKEHVASTVSATIRQFNHVATCVITTCLGDPSMMAQDRAKVVEHWIKVAKECRSLRNFSSLHAILAALQSVAVHRLKKTWGKVSRKRALTMKQLCMKDNILSREQFIKPSRYATLMSHVPGSKLRLPKKCVPFLGEYLKDLKVMDSIMEDDQEVGDLGPDWGDQD; this comes from the exons ATGATTGGGGGAGTGG AACCACCTCCAGAGCTCCAGCGCACTCCAGAGCCGGAGgaagggcctgctcctgggctaGAGCTTGGTCCAGCTGTGGGCGTGCTGGAGCCATCTGGGCCACCAGCTCTGATCGGAGTCCCGCCCACagagccagctccacccccaacaACTGCCTACCGCAGGGCTGGGACTCCTAAGCATTTTCTAAGGGAGGAGCAGGTTAACATCCTGACCTTCCCTCCAAGACTGGTGGCCGAGCAACTGACAGCAATGGATGTG GAGCTGTTCAAGAAGGTGCTGCCCCACCAGTGCCTGGGGTCCGTCTGGTCCCAGAGGAGGAAGCCTGGCAAGGAGCACGTGGCCTCCACTGTCAGTGCCACCATCAGACAATTCAACCACGTGGCCACCTGTGTGATCACCACCTGCCTTGGGGACCCAAGCATGATGGCCCAGGACAGGGCCAAAGTGGTGGAGCACTGGATTAAGGTGGCCAAG gagtGCAGAAGCCTAAGGAACTTCTCCTCCCTGCACGCCATCCTCGCTGCTCTGCAGAGCGTGGCTGTCCATCGTTTGAAGAAAACATGGGGGAAGGTTTCCAG GAAGCGGGCACTGACTATGAAACAACTCTGCATGAAGGACAACATCCTGAGCAGGGAACAGTTCATCAAG CCTTCCAGGTATGCCACTCTGATGTCCCATGTCCCTGGATCCAAGCTCAGGCTGCCCAAGAAG TGTGTTCCCTTCCTGGGAGAATACCTTAAAGATCTGAAGGTGATGGACAGCATCATGGAGGATGATCAGGAGGTGGGTGACCTGGGGCCTGACTGGGGTGACCAGGATTGA